The Solanum lycopersicum chromosome 2, SLM_r2.1 DNA window TTAAACTCATTAAAAACGAAGGTAAATTGTCAACAAAATTGACATGCAATGGAATACCTCTAGTAATCGTCATAGAtgaagatgattcattcattttgattttgaagaatttgtAATTTAACAAGAACAATcgattatttcaccaaaaaaatatgaaaaaaagtaagaaacaaaatacatatacaattgttgaataaggaaaaaaaattgtacacgACTAAATTTTAGGATTACCTGTGAAAGTTGAATTCAATTTCGAAAggaataaattgaatttttgcCAATTGGAAATTCAAAATCGAATAGAAGTATtgattatagaaaaaaaaagtggaatatgaataggagagataatattgatttgtataaaattatttacaaaattaaaaaaaaaacattttatataattaatttaagaatAGGTGGTGTACCTCATtaattatagtaaaaaaaacccactataattatataaagtaaataaattaaactatagcctttattatataatttacttgtaattttccctataaataaccTATTTACattgttatttaataaaaaatacaagttcGATAACTACTGTGATTTGGCTTAGACTTGTATGCTTCCTTGTTTTCTGTCGCTTTTCTGCGATTTCTGCGGACTCTCAGTCTGGTAAgatcatatttgaaatttgagAGTCTTCTTTGATGTTAATGGGTGTTTTATCGTGATTTTTAATTACTCTTTTCATGGACGATGTATTTGTTTGTTCAAAATAGAGAATGAAACACAAAGATTGATTCGAGTTAAGCTAATAACTTACTAATCTAGTGATGGAGTTGCACAGACTTTCATTGACCatcaaaatagtaatatataaaCCCTAGTTTAATGCCGAGATTAGTTGTATTATGTTGGGTATATTTGGTTTGGTGTATTAATGGTAGTTTTGCCTTTTAACTGTGTTTATACGTGTATTAATAACCCTTATATTGCTAATAGCCTAATAGCATGGTTTGCTATTTATCAGTTATACATCATAGGACATAGGCTGAATATCCTACCATCAAGGAATTAATAATACTGATACATAAATTTTCTAACGAAGACTATCAACATTGGTAGTTGGgacataataacataattttccATTAGGAAACATGGAATGCAGGATATAGAGTGGAAGGCTTCTTTTGTCTGATTTATTTTAGTTGTCGTTGATTCTTTTTTCCTGCTCTATTGTTCCTTCGTGTGTTTTATTCAAATgtgttttttcttgatatttttgttatatatcCCTATTATTCTTTATGTGTTCTAACCTAGTTCAAGTATCCGACTTTGGTATGTTTTATGGATGTGGTGATGTTTTATTGATATGATTTGGTACAACATATCAAGCCTTTTTTCATCTATTAAAATTGTCACTGCCTTGTTTTAGTTTAGGTTTTTTCATTGTGAGAAGTATTGTCACATAACAGTGGTGATACGGGAGAGTACTTGATATGAAGCAGCGATGTTGAGATCAGATATccaactttattattattattttgatccCGTATGAGTATTTCTGTTATATCTAATCATTGAGATAAATTTATAAGAGTAAAAGTGACTTACTTTGTAGGTAAATTATGAGTTTTCATGGTATCAAAAGGGAGCGAGTGACTCCTTGGAAGAGGGTGCCAAAGGTGCACTGTgagtttcataatttttttcttctattttcttttgatattaaaattcatttgtttatgttgttttgttGTGAAATAATATAGGTCCTGATGTTGAAAGGGAATCAATGAATAACAAACCAAAGCGACGAAGATTTTATTTATATCCGCAAAATAGGCACTTAGATGCTTACACGAAGAGGGCTGCTTTAACAGTTTCCAGATCTGTCGTCAGTCTTGAATCATACTCTGGTACTTGttcataaaaaaatcttttattttctcataGTTGCTTGCTTGGATTCTGATGGACTTGAAAtagtaaataaaagaacaagTACTGCTGGTTCACACTAGATACACTGATATTTCAACAAGAAGTCTGTAAAAAACATATCAATAGAACACTACCAACACCATAAATTATGATTAAACTGATCATAACCTTTCTAGACATTCGAGAGGCTAGAACTCTCCCAGAAtttcccatttttttttattaatcaatgcATGGTATTGGAAAATTGTTGGGGACTGTGATATCATTAGAAGCCCGATAATCCACTCAAAATTGCCAACTTCTATCCTTCTTCTTAACCCATAAAACTAGACTAGAATATGGACTAGTACTAGCTTTAATGATTCCCGCAGCCAACATCTCTTTGATCAAACACTCGATTTCTGCTTTTTTTGAATGAGGATATTGATATGGACGAATGCTTCTTGTTTCTTTTATTGCTTGGAGACTTAatcttttcacttttattatctttagtccTAACTTTTGTTTAGGTTTTACCTATTATTGTTACTTTTGTGTTTATTGTCAGGGGAAGAGATGATATTTCAATGTTCTGGAACTATTGTAGACAGTGTAGACACTTGCAACATAATATTAACCACTGCAAGTCTCCTCAGGTGTTCCACAAATAGAAATTCTGTAGTAGATAATATCAAGGTTGgtatatttttgttatgttgTCAAATTTGTCTAATAATTTCTTGACCAAATTTGTATTTGTCAATCTCATGATAATTGGTGATCCTTTGCATGTTATTTCTTGCCAAATTTTGCTagataaattgataataataactatatgTTTAGGTTATCGTGCACCTATTCGATGGGAGATCATTTGATGGTCATATTGAATCATATGACTTCCACTACAACATTGCTGCCATAAAGATTCAATTAGACACACTACTCCCAGTTGCATCCCTGGCTTATTTAAATGATTCCATTGTGATTGATCCAAGCCAACTACAGGATTCTGAGAAGAAGTCATTTCAACTTTGCCCTCATTCAAATTCATTTGATCTTTTTCCTGGAGTTTCAATTATTGCACTTGGTCGGCTTAATAGGAAGCCATACGATATCATGGCTGCTCCTGGTGAATTCAGGTTGGtgtttgatttgaattttaCTTTGATGCTATCACTTCTTTGAACATAAAGAGGTGGGATTTATGTGTTATCACCTGTTCATTTTGAGTCTTGGTTTGTAATTGCATGCCCTTAGAGAAACGGATTTATTCCTAGTCATTTGTGGTCCATAAGCATCACATCAATGTTTTTGGCGATTTTGCTACTGGTGTATATTTTGACAAAGCATGTCGAATGCATCTTTTGTGCGCATTGGAATCATTTTCATAAGCAGACAAGCCTTAGCTGATTATTGAGAGGGTAGAAATTCCCCAAATCCTTGCTTTATTTTCTAATATCTAAAAAGTAAGGGGTATGGTGGATTATGGGTGGTAAAAGTATGTTCACTCATTTACGTAAGTTGTTTTTGTTAAACATAATGTGTACTTCCTTCCAGCACACCGACTCTCACACATGTACACTCTCATTGCATACCTGTTTGCTATGTTGGTTATTGCGACTTATCTCTCAAATTTTTAATGGTTGATCATTGTAGCATTGATCGATGTCACTATGGCGATTTCTACTGTAAAGAGCTTTTCATGACGACTTGCAAATTACAATAGTAACTTCTTTCAcacccttttttcttttaaacaaaAACTCTCTTTCACGCTTACATCTTACTTTGGTGGATAGTGGCACTGTTCATTTTGCTTTTGGAAATATTCTTAATCAATGACAAATGATATGCATATTTTATGATATCATGTGTATTTTTAGTAGAATAACTGCTAATTTAGGGATTTCTTGATTCATTCTTTATTGTAGTGCGGTGATGGGGGTCCACTGATTAATCACTATGGAAAAATCATTGGTATCTGCTTTTATGCCGTGGGCTGTTCTGTGTTCTTACCAATCAATATAGCTTCCATATGGTGGGAGCATCATAAGAAATATGGGTATGCTCTGAATCTTTGCCTTTATTGTTTGCTTGTTATGTGGTAGTaccatttttctttttgcaaCTGCCAGTAGAATACCTGAAtctcataaatttattattttgtaaagcAAGCACGGTGTCTCAAATTGTATAGCCGACCCTATTGACACACCAAAAATTTCTACAAGACATCTTACATTGAACATATTTTGTAGTTATGTAGGTTCTCTACTTCTTGAATGCGGCTTATTATATTGATGTGATTCAAAGGACTTGTTTTAAGTCATTTGTAATTAGTTAATGGTCTTTGGGATGCTTGATGCATTGGAAGCTGCCAAAACAGGCATGTGAAGTGAATATTTGTAGTGAAGTTCAAGAAATAGGAACTCGTTGAGTTATGTAAAATGTACTGTATTTTGTTTGTAGTTCAGAATAGATCTTAAATTGATGTTTGATTAGATAAGGAGAAGCTTAATTGTAGTTTAATGCACATGAGACCTAGAAGTACGGTCTAAATATTATATTCCACTTGTTTGTGTCATTAGGgggatcttcttttctttatattgtcTTACAGCTTTTGTAGTTCAATAAGGTGTTTGGTTGATATTTAATGTTGGTGTGTATATTTCTAACTTCCATGCTGCTGAAGTACTTGCACATCCTGATTTTTGGTTCTCTTTATTTTTGACTCATCTGTTTGAgaaatgacaaataattttCGAATTCCATGTCTAGAAAAATGGAATAGAATGAAATCTGTAGATAATATATGCAATTTTTAAGCTAATACAATTACTAGCAGTGGAGTCCTTGAGTTATTTGAGGCAAGTCTTGCCATGGTGGCATTTCTGGACTCTTGGTATGTCTCTTGACAATGAATATGCAAGAATGCTGGTTCCATTATTCTAACCAAAAAGTAAATTTGGATCTCCTTATCCAATTGGGATGTAATTCTGTATTGGATAATGACTTGTACTTTTGTTCAAACCCATTTACTACTTTTGCTTCACACCTACCTTACAAAAATAAGAAACGGAAAAAATAATCTGCAGCAGAACTCTTTAACCATAGTCGACCTGATGATCTGTGTCATTGTTAAATTTATCTCCCTCAAGTGTGTAATCTTACATCAGCTTCCGTCTCTTCATCCTCCTACTGAATTGAGAAAGGGCAAAAGCAGTTGGTGGCTTGAGAAAACTGCTAGCATTCAATCCAAGAAGTTGTCCAGTGACCATAGAaatacttttcactatgtacTACTTCAAAATAACCAGTCCATCCATATAAGAACTCAAATAGGTAGCCATAGGAACAAACTTGCCTTTGCGTTTCTGTTTGCTGTGATGGCATTGACAGtgaccaaaattagcagaaggctttttttaatttttagatgaGGGTAATTGTATATTCACAAAATCTCATCATCCAAAAAATGACGAGGTGGGAACTTACAATCCACAGGGGGCAGAGTACATCCTcaatattttctataaactttACATTTTCCGTATGAAATCAACTAAAGCTTCCTTCCCCCACCTTACTCTTGTTTACACGAAACATAGAGAAAGCTGAGGCAATCCATTCTTGATCTTCTGGATGGTGCTCCTTTTGGCTTCAAAACATCTTgcatttctttctttatttattgtCCACCGAATGCGTATACTGTGATAATCTTCCACCAGTCTTCCTTTGCCCCTCTTCTTCCAATTCCTTTCCAGTTATTTAACACATTTCAAAAGTAGTCTTGGCATTACCCTACTAGAGAGCATGTTTCTAGTGCAGGAATAAATGGCCATTAATCACTGCTTCTTGGCCACTCAGAAGATACCTTGAGCAAATCTGTTAGCTTCTTCTTTTTAGCACTTCATGAGTTAAACATGCTCTTCCAATCACAAGCCATGTAAAACAAGAGACTGTGTGAGGAATTTTGATCTTCCAAATTAACTTCCAAGGCCAAGCCATTGTCAATGACCAATTATTATTCATCTTCCATTAGCAGGATTACTTTACTGTGAAGACTTAACTGAAATGCCCGAGGAGGTGTTCAGTACCCGAAGCAAACTTGCTACACTATCAACTTCTCAATCATTTAGAGCCCTTCTGGAGATTTGGTCCCATCTTTGTGGGGCCCACATCTGAGAGACAATGACATTTCTTTGTAGGCATATGATATGTAGATCTGGGATAGGGCTTTTAGACTGTCTTCTCCCTTACCAGTGTTCATTCCAGAAATTTTCTTGCATACCATCTCCCAGTTTGATGGACATGTTGGTATTAAACTTAGGCCATATCCTTGTGATGGTTTTCAACACACTGTAGTCCAGTGATTCAGTAGCCCATATTTCTCTGCAATGAACCTTCTCCATAACCATTTCTGCGATGGACAAGCGATGTGTAAGCTGAGGTTCTTTACCCAAACCCATTTGATTTTTTGCAAGGGGATTGATTTTCCTTTCAACGATCTTGGGTATAGGGAACAAGCTCATCATATATGTGGGAATGGTATTCATCACTGATTTTATAAGTACTCTACCTCCGAGGTATAGGTACAGACCCTTCCAACGCCATGCTGATAGGCAGAAAAACAGGAGCATGGGTTGGAGTTTATGGAACAAAAAAATTGCTTATTCTGCCCTCTATTAAACTAGATTATAAAGAAGGGTGAACTACTTTAGTGCTTTAGAAAATATACCTTGAAAATGactaatattaatttgataaatgaGAAGTTAAATGTTTTCCTGCGAACAggttttgcttttatttttgaaagaaaaagacaaatcAGAAAACTACTATGTCGGCCAGCATATCCTCAATTGATACCTCACGTTGTAAGGTCTTGTTGTGTTACCTAATTCATCATATAGCAACTAGAGTGTCGGCTATACTGATCTTATGTAGACCTTAATATCTCTAATATCGCTTAAACTGTCACTAAGTTGTATTTTGGGGTTTCTGAAAATGCTACATATTATAGTCAGCATTGTAATAAGCTTACAAGTTAGAGTATGGCGATATTAGAAAGTAGGACAAATAAAAGGTCTGAGGATAGGGAAAGATCATGATAAATAATCTGTACACTggcgttcttttttttttttaaaaaaggaactTATAAACGATTAGCACTCTCTTTTCAGAAGAAAGACCCCCTCCCCCCGTGAAGTTCAAACAattgtgtaaaaaaaaaagaatctttaaTAACTTTTGCAAGTGATTGAATAGAAAATTttgcaaaagaaataaaattataacctTGAATTCTGGATTTTTTGGTGATTATATATGATGTTGTGCCATTCTCATATCCATACTGGATCTCTGTTTCTTGGTGTGTGTCAGTCCCTAAAATGTTTATTCCTCTTATGGTTTTTCTAATGttaggaaatattttttctacttGATAATCTGCTTGTACATACCAAAATATAATGGGGAAAAATGGAGAGAGTTTGTGCTTATTGAAAATCTAAGCACACAATACCTTGTACTAATCTTAAGTTTTATTTCTATCATAGTCAATCACGTCCACCTTGGCTCGGGATGGAAGTAACTAACCTTTATGCAGCTAACCTAGAACTTCTAGAAAGAATTATTCCGAAGTTGCCTGACGTCTTGAAAGGTGTCATTGTTGAAGAGGTATGCTCTCTattattaaagatttttttgtGGAGAATTGATCTCTTAGATGCTATTGATGCCCCCTCTATTTTATGATTGCTGAAGTAAGTAGGGATGTCATAGCACTACGGTAGAATAGGCCAGGTCTGGGTGCAAGACGTTCTGATGGATGTGAGGTGCCTGTTTGTATAAAAGGGGGCATAAaagaacaaatcatcaatcccAAACAAGTTGGAATCCTCATTGtcaatgtttttaaaattattataaggaATTGTATTTAGAGGATCAACACTAAGCAAGAGAAATAAAGTTACAAATTAACTCTTCACAAAGTTATTATGAACTGTTTCTAAAAGAGTCAAAGTTATTGTTCAACCATGTATGCTGTTAGTtcaaattttgttaaattattCTTTCTAATTGCTGGATAATTTGATAAATTGTCGTTTAGGTCGTACCTGGTTCTTCTGCTGAATCCGCTGGGGTAAAACACAATGATGTTATAGTTCATTTTGGTGGAACAAGAATTCACAGTTTCTTGGAGGTAAATTATTACCTTTCCTCTTGTAAAACCTTTCTTCTCGTTTTTACTTGGAGGTACGTTATTGCCTTTCTTCTTGTTATAGTTAAGAGTGTATTTAATTGCATCATTTAGAACCTTCATTAAGCTAGGGAGAGAGAACTATTCACAGGTCACTTTTCCGCCTTGTTGGAGTAGTGATTGTGGATATGGTTGTTCATTATTATGGTTCAATACAAAATTACTAATTTTCATCAGGATACGGTGGTTGCTTCTTCACAAGTTTAGTCCTCCTTATATCTGTTTGCATGTTCATCTGTATCATCATAGTTGAATCTTTTTACTTGCTTTCTGTTTATCATCCAATGCAGTATGCAAAATGTCTTATCATGCATGTTGtttttttgtcatttaaatGGTGGATGCTATTGTTGTTAATGTTCATATCTTACTATTGAAACCAGTAGACCACCCTTCCATTTGTAGCTAAGAAAGGGCTGTTATGTCGTGGTTCCAAGGATGCTAATTATTCTTTTCCCCTTTTCATTTACAGCAGTTCTTACCTCTAATGCCAGGAAGGCATTAGTTGgtctaaaaatttataaattgtttTTAGTTTCTGTGAGATAATAAAATCACTTGTTTTCATATTTCAGTCTTCCTATGGTCTGTTTGGGAGTTGGGACATGAGCTATAAATTCACTTGTTTTCATATCTCAGTCTTCCTATGGTCTGTTTGGGAGTTGGGACATGAGCCATGCTTTAATCTAGCCTATATTTGGTAGCTCTATGAATGTTGATTTGTATATTCTTCATCTTGTCAACTGTATTACATGTTGGAATTTTCAACTATCTGGCATCTGGCAACTCTACCAGTCGATGGTTTACAGGTCAAGAATAAGTTATTCTGGTGTTTTTATTTGTACACGACTCATAGTCGCTAGATAGCAACATATGGTTGGAACATAGCAAATGTAAAAAATTAGTGAAGAAACTTATTCAAGTGtgttttccctctttttttttgcaCGATTGTTTAGGACATAATAATCACTTCATTTGCATTAGCTTTTTGGTTATGAAGATAGTTGTCATTAGTTGTATGGTATGTTTTTGAGACTGCCTATGTACACCCACTCAATCCCACTTATTATGCATGTTAAAAGTATGAATTTCCCAAGTAAAAAGGGATGAATTGTTAGGCCAGGCTATGGCTAAGCCAACAAATCTGAGGCCAAGCCTGGATTTTTATTAGGTCTAATTGATGCTATTACTAGTTGAATATTGAGTTCCTTTACTGTACCTAAAtgctatgttgctcggactcttcaaaatgTTGATGGGTGCGtgttggatcctccaaaaatacACAGATCCGACACAAGTGCGATAACATTTTTGGAAAGTTCAAGCAATATGCTTAAAAGGCTTTCATGTGCTACTCTGCCAAAAAACCCTCCTTTTCTTCAAGTTGATCAATGCAACTTAGTAAATGTACTTTGATACACAGAAACACTATCAACAAAAACAAGGAGTAAAGAAACATGTGATAAAAAATGCATTTTCTTATTGGTATTAATAATCttatcttttcttattcaaattgtCATTAGCTATTTGAAAACATGTGGAATAATGTTGGAGAATCTATGGAGTTGGCTGTGATAAGAGCAAGTCATGATGTTCCTGTACATCTTAGGATGGTGGTGGAGGAGGTCACATCAGATAAATTATACAGGTATCATCTTCTTCTTAACATACAGAGGTGTAATTATGTGAACTAGGAACGTCTGATGCTACGAGGAGAACTTTATTAATGGAACTGTTGTTTCTCAtttcatttttgtcatttttcatgATGATTAATAATCATTCTCCGTGTCTTGAAACATACATTTTTTCAGATGGCCACTTTGGAAGGAATGATGACATTCGAGGATAGTAACATCTTAAGAGTTGCAGGCAATGGGAAGATGTATGGTGGTTCTAACATGCAATGCGAATTAAGCTAGTTGATCAGTGCTAACTTGAGTCTGCTATCTATTTTTGGGAACACTTTTTGGAACTCGAGATAACTtgaaacattttctttttgtatattatGTTCTCCATGCATTTTGTTGCATGTGTTTACAGCAGAAAATCTAGTTTAGTTTTGTTATGGATAACAGTTATTCTACTTAACTGCAATTACTACGAGGACACACGAATTTGATTACAAATTGTGTCAAGTTTAAATGATTACTAAACCTTGATTTCTTTGTCAGTTTTTCTTTGAATTCTTGCATGTATtctcttttaagaaaatttaaaggAAATCAAAGAAAGTTAATATTCTTGCAGCCCTATGTTGAGTGAGATGGGAGAATTAAGCGAAAGTATGAGGCTATTTGGAGCTCAGTTCGGTCAGGGTTCTCTTGTATCAACGATTTCTGatcaaaaccctaaaccctgaaTCAATTTTCTGTTCTACTTAAAAGGAGAAATAGAAAAGTTTGACAACTATctattgttagattttcttttgaattcttGCATGCATTctattttttagaatatattGGTATCAGAAATGTCAAGGAAGTTCAAGAAATCTATTCTTTTTAGAAGAATTGTGTTCTTATTCTTGTAGTGTATG harbors:
- the LOC101259904 gene encoding uncharacterized protein isoform X1, yielding MLRSDIQLYYYYFDPVNYEFSWYQKGASDSLEEGAKGPDVERESMNNKPKRRRFYLYPQNRHLDAYTKRAALTVSRSVVSLESYSGEEMIFQCSGTIVDSVDTCNIILTTASLLRCSTNRNSVVDNIKVIVHLFDGRSFDGHIESYDFHYNIAAIKIQLDTLLPVASLAYLNDSIVIDPSQLQDSEKKSFQLCPHSNSFDLFPGVSIIALGRLNRKPYDIMAAPGEFSIDRCHYGDFYCKELFMTTCKLQYAVMGVH
- the LOC101259904 gene encoding uncharacterized protein isoform X3 produces the protein MLRSDIQLYYYYFDPVNYEFSWYQKGASDSLEEGAKGPDVERESMNNKPKRRRFYLYPQNRHLDAYTKRAALTVSRSVVSLESYSGEEMIFQCSGTIVDSVDTCNIILTTASLLRCSTNRNSVVDNIKVIVHLFDGRSFDGHIESYDFHYNIAAIKIQLDTLLPVASLAYLNDSIVIDPSQLQDSEKKSFQLCPHSNSFDLFPGVSIIALGRLNRKPYDIMAAPGEFSAVMGVH
- the LOC101259904 gene encoding uncharacterized protein isoform X2, with the protein product MSFHGIKRERVTPWKRVPKVHCPDVERESMNNKPKRRRFYLYPQNRHLDAYTKRAALTVSRSVVSLESYSGEEMIFQCSGTIVDSVDTCNIILTTASLLRCSTNRNSVVDNIKVIVHLFDGRSFDGHIESYDFHYNIAAIKIQLDTLLPVASLAYLNDSIVIDPSQLQDSEKKSFQLCPHSNSFDLFPGVSIIALGRLNRKPYDIMAAPGEFSIDRCHYGDFYCKELFMTTCKLQYAVMGVH
- the LOC101259904 gene encoding uncharacterized protein isoform X4, with amino-acid sequence MSFHGIKRERVTPWKRVPKVHCPDVERESMNNKPKRRRFYLYPQNRHLDAYTKRAALTVSRSVVSLESYSGEEMIFQCSGTIVDSVDTCNIILTTASLLRCSTNRNSVVDNIKVIVHLFDGRSFDGHIESYDFHYNIAAIKIQLDTLLPVASLAYLNDSIVIDPSQLQDSEKKSFQLCPHSNSFDLFPGVSIIALGRLNRKPYDIMAAPGEFSAVMGVH
- the LOC101259904 gene encoding uncharacterized protein isoform X5, with translation MNNKPKRRRFYLYPQNRHLDAYTKRAALTVSRSVVSLESYSGEEMIFQCSGTIVDSVDTCNIILTTASLLRCSTNRNSVVDNIKVIVHLFDGRSFDGHIESYDFHYNIAAIKIQLDTLLPVASLAYLNDSIVIDPSQLQDSEKKSFQLCPHSNSFDLFPGVSIIALGRLNRKPYDIMAAPGEFSIDRCHYGDFYCKELFMTTCKLQYAVMGVH